A stretch of the bacterium genome encodes the following:
- a CDS encoding DUF1015 family protein, translating into MARIHPFRGLTYSPDLSAKLDKLVTQPYDKIDRALQEKYYARDPYNVIRVIKSDETVADPESTYPGAAATLAKWIAEGKLVEAQKPAFYLYYQTFKFLDKTYVRKGFMASVALEEERVKSHEHTLAGPKADRLRLLRALETNDECIFMLYTDPANDTVKLMDSVAKSHKPALECRDDYGELHQVWVADDPEFVTSMQKLLEPCDLYIADGHHRYETACNFKREALEKGWKPLGPQGFDHRMMALFPMEDPGLVILPTHRLIRNVQNFSAQKLLAALNASFTITPLSSADALFAQMDTVGTDQVFGMKAIGSREEFYFLQPKHTTVMVSRDNLTGISEASRKLGVTILHSLILEQELGIDAKVLSAGTHVDYVRSRQEAVDAVGKDGIQAAFLLNPTSVHDVKAVAALGERMPQKSTDFYPKLLAGLVMMKLGIQK; encoded by the coding sequence ATGGCACGTATTCACCCCTTTCGCGGCTTAACCTATTCCCCCGATTTGTCCGCCAAGCTTGACAAACTCGTGACGCAACCCTACGATAAGATCGACCGCGCCCTGCAGGAGAAATACTACGCGCGCGATCCCTACAATGTCATCCGTGTTATCAAGTCCGATGAAACGGTCGCAGATCCGGAGTCAACTTATCCCGGCGCGGCCGCTACGCTGGCCAAGTGGATCGCGGAAGGAAAACTCGTAGAAGCTCAAAAACCCGCCTTCTATCTTTACTATCAAACGTTCAAGTTCCTCGACAAGACCTACGTCCGCAAAGGCTTCATGGCGTCCGTGGCGCTCGAAGAAGAGCGCGTCAAGTCTCACGAACATACTCTGGCCGGACCCAAAGCGGACCGCCTGCGGCTGTTGCGCGCGCTCGAGACCAATGACGAGTGCATCTTCATGCTCTATACCGATCCCGCCAACGACACCGTGAAACTCATGGATTCGGTGGCGAAGTCGCACAAGCCCGCTCTCGAATGCCGCGACGACTACGGCGAATTGCATCAAGTCTGGGTGGCCGACGATCCGGAATTTGTCACCAGTATGCAGAAGCTGCTCGAACCCTGCGACCTCTATATCGCCGACGGACATCATCGCTACGAAACCGCCTGCAACTTCAAACGTGAAGCCCTCGAAAAAGGTTGGAAGCCGCTCGGGCCACAAGGCTTTGATCATCGCATGATGGCGCTCTTCCCGATGGAAGACCCGGGACTTGTGATTCTGCCCACCCATCGTTTGATTCGCAATGTGCAGAACTTCTCTGCGCAGAAACTTCTTGCTGCCTTGAACGCAAGTTTCACGATCACTCCGCTCTCCAGCGCGGACGCGCTCTTCGCACAGATGGACACCGTCGGCACAGATCAGGTCTTCGGCATGAAGGCGATCGGTTCACGCGAAGAGTTTTACTTCCTGCAGCCGAAGCACACGACCGTCATGGTATCGCGGGATAACTTGACCGGAATCTCCGAAGCCTCCCGCAAGCTTGGCGTCACAATTCTGCATTCTCTCATTCTCGAACAAGAGCTTGGTATCGATGCCAAAGTGCTTTCCGCGGGAACGCATGTGGATTACGTCCGCAGCCGTCAGGAAGCTGTGGATGCCGTTGGCAAAGACGGCATTCAAGCCGCTTTCCTGCTGA
- a CDS encoding CBS domain-containing protein, with protein MSAILGRPAYSRTLGTGMGKVWDVVAQVTELFPEVKGLVLRHRGRLVLYPAAGQEYLDLLKHGQLKVDEHKILPLEPGPDDISIRDTLWDKQIVDVEGAKVVRVNDVQLLVGERQWVVHVDVGVSGLVRRLGYESAMRKAAQAFGKKFEDELISWKYVQPVSHTQDTPGPVRLKVGAQRLRELHPGELADILEDLDHSQRQVVLASMDAETAAEALEETDYDVQKAILESLEPERAAEIIEEMEPSIAADLLSDLDVTASEQIIQKFEFEDERAEVTELMTYEEETAGGLMTTDFLEISEEQTVEDAIELLRANAEEIEAYYYVYVHDEDGKLLGALSLRHLLLTDPALQVGNILSGRLITVSLDAGLKEIAEIFLTYNFLFIPVVDDDGVQKGVISFKDSLDDLMPTLYKTWKKD; from the coding sequence ATGTCCGCTATTCTGGGCCGGCCAGCCTATTCCCGGACGTTGGGGACAGGTATGGGGAAGGTGTGGGACGTGGTGGCGCAGGTGACGGAGCTGTTTCCCGAGGTGAAGGGGCTGGTGCTGCGGCATCGCGGCCGGTTGGTGCTCTATCCGGCAGCGGGGCAAGAATACCTCGACTTATTGAAGCACGGTCAGCTGAAGGTGGACGAGCACAAGATTTTGCCGCTGGAGCCGGGTCCTGACGATATTTCGATCCGCGATACGCTGTGGGACAAACAGATTGTGGATGTGGAAGGGGCGAAAGTCGTGCGGGTGAATGATGTTCAGCTCCTGGTGGGAGAGCGGCAGTGGGTGGTGCATGTGGACGTGGGCGTGTCGGGTCTGGTGCGTCGTCTGGGCTACGAAAGTGCCATGCGCAAAGCCGCACAAGCGTTCGGCAAGAAATTTGAAGACGAGTTGATATCGTGGAAGTATGTGCAGCCGGTGAGCCATACTCAAGACACTCCCGGACCGGTGCGTCTGAAAGTCGGCGCGCAGCGACTGCGGGAGCTGCATCCGGGAGAGCTTGCGGACATTCTGGAAGATCTCGATCATTCGCAACGGCAAGTGGTGTTGGCGTCGATGGATGCGGAGACGGCTGCGGAAGCACTCGAAGAGACGGACTACGATGTACAGAAGGCGATTCTCGAGAGCCTCGAGCCGGAGCGCGCTGCGGAGATTATCGAGGAGATGGAGCCTTCAATCGCTGCGGACCTGCTTTCGGACTTGGATGTAACGGCTTCCGAGCAGATTATTCAGAAGTTCGAGTTTGAAGACGAGCGGGCCGAAGTCACCGAACTGATGACGTATGAGGAAGAGACCGCCGGCGGCTTGATGACGACGGACTTTCTCGAGATTTCCGAAGAGCAGACGGTGGAAGACGCGATCGAATTGCTGCGCGCGAACGCCGAAGAGATTGAAGCTTATTACTATGTGTATGTGCACGACGAGGACGGCAAGCTGCTGGGCGCATTGTCGCTCAGGCATTTGCTGTTGACCGATCCGGCACTGCAGGTGGGGAACATCCTCTCGGGGCGGCTGATCACCGTTTCGCTGGATGCGGGACTGAAGGAAATCGCGGAGATCTTCCTGACATATAACTTTTTATTCATCCCGGTAGTGGATGACGACGGAGTACAAAAGGGCGTAATAAGCTTTAAGGATTCGCTGGACGACCTTATGCCGACGCTTTACAAAACGTGGAAGAAGGATTAG
- a CDS encoding DEAD/DEAH box helicase, protein MTKEKEKIVEHTAFEQFDLDERLVRAVIALGYERPTPIQNQSIPLALAGEDVMGAAQTGTGKTAAFGLPILHHVLNSKHGKPAALVLSPTRELAVQIEDSLKKYAKHTKIKILAIYGGVGYGPQLEGLKKGADVLVATPGRLLDHLSRGTLKLDSLQVLVLDEADRMLDMGFLPDVRRIIARVPKERQTMLFSATFPDEVMKLANEILTKPKLVQIGARSSAARGLTHTAYPVPAHLKPDLLLEILLEINSPAVLIFTRTKHRADKVQKLLAKSNIEVTSLHSDRTQRQRTAALDGFKRGKFSVMVATDIAARGIDISGITHVVNYDLPATAEDYVHRTGRTARAERLGDAITLVAPDEEILLREIEKHLGTTMTRSALAHFNYEVPAPEKATSLQKTSGSIGPQKKTFTSSHRRPKIPRRTGR, encoded by the coding sequence GTGACGAAAGAAAAGGAAAAGATCGTCGAGCATACTGCTTTTGAGCAATTCGACCTCGACGAGCGTCTGGTTCGCGCAGTGATTGCACTGGGATATGAGCGTCCGACGCCGATCCAGAACCAGTCGATTCCGCTGGCGCTGGCGGGAGAAGATGTGATGGGTGCGGCGCAGACCGGTACGGGCAAGACGGCGGCATTCGGTTTGCCGATTCTGCATCACGTGCTGAACAGCAAACATGGAAAGCCCGCAGCGCTGGTGCTGTCGCCTACGCGTGAATTGGCCGTGCAGATTGAGGATTCGCTGAAGAAGTATGCCAAGCATACGAAGATAAAGATACTCGCGATCTACGGCGGCGTGGGCTATGGTCCGCAGCTCGAAGGATTGAAGAAGGGTGCGGACGTGCTGGTAGCAACTCCGGGCCGGCTGCTCGATCATCTGTCGCGCGGGACCTTGAAGCTTGACTCGCTGCAGGTCCTCGTGCTGGACGAAGCGGATCGCATGCTGGACATGGGATTCCTGCCGGATGTCAGGCGGATCATCGCGCGCGTGCCGAAGGAGCGGCAGACGATGCTCTTCTCGGCGACGTTTCCCGATGAGGTGATGAAACTTGCCAACGAGATATTGACCAAGCCGAAGCTGGTTCAAATCGGCGCACGGTCGTCTGCGGCGCGCGGCTTGACGCACACGGCGTATCCAGTGCCCGCGCACTTGAAGCCTGACTTGCTGCTGGAGATTCTCTTGGAAATCAATTCGCCTGCGGTGCTGATATTCACGCGCACCAAGCATCGGGCGGATAAGGTGCAGAAGCTATTAGCGAAGAGCAACATCGAAGTCACGAGTCTGCACAGCGACCGCACGCAGCGGCAGCGCACGGCGGCTCTGGACGGATTCAAGCGGGGCAAGTTCAGTGTGATGGTGGCGACGGATATCGCTGCGCGCGGTATCGACATCAGCGGCATCACGCACGTAGTGAACTATGATCTGCCGGCGACGGCGGAGGATTACGTGCATCGCACGGGCCGCACGGCACGCGCAGAGCGGCTGGGAGATGCGATTACGCTCGTCGCACCCGACGAAGAGATTCTGTTGCGCGAGATCGAGAAGCATCTGGGCACGACCATGACGCGCAGCGCACTCGCGCACTTCAATTATGAAGTTCCCGCACCGGAAAAGGCCACGAGTCTGCAAAAGACGAGCGGCTCCATCGGCCCGCAGAAGAAGACGTTTACGTCATCGCATCGCAGACCGAAGATTCCGCGCAGAACCGGAAGGTAA
- a CDS encoding Nramp family divalent metal transporter — translation MAALFSRLTYRASPAWTRFLLFLSIMGPGLITANVDNDAGGITTYSQAGAHFGLTVLWIFIPMTIVLIMIQEMSNRMGVVTGKGLSDLIRETFGVRWTFYLMMALLVTNFGNVVAEFSGIAAAGELFGVSKWISVPIAALLVWVLVLKASYTMIERVFLIAVVFYAAYVIAGVQAKPDWERVGLALVTPTFTGNREYLLMIIGVIGTTIAPWMQFYQQASVVEKEIPLKHYKYSRIDTIVGGVAVSIVALFIVIVCAETLYPTGMRIEEASQAAAALKPLAGEFSALLFGLGLLNASLFAASVLPISTSYTICEAMGWESGVNYRWDEAKQFYVIYTALIVLGALFVLIPGLPLIRVMFLSQVVNGVLLPFILIPMLIMVNRTRLMGKYVNGPIYNVLCWGMVIVLSGLSLVYFGSLLFE, via the coding sequence ATGGCCGCACTGTTCTCAAGATTGACTTACCGCGCCTCGCCCGCCTGGACGAGGTTTTTGCTGTTTCTGTCAATCATGGGACCGGGTCTGATCACGGCGAACGTGGACAACGATGCCGGCGGAATCACGACCTATTCGCAGGCGGGTGCGCACTTCGGGCTGACGGTGCTGTGGATCTTCATTCCGATGACGATAGTCCTGATCATGATTCAGGAGATGTCAAACCGGATGGGGGTTGTGACAGGGAAGGGGCTCTCGGATTTGATCCGCGAGACGTTCGGGGTACGGTGGACTTTCTATTTGATGATGGCGTTGCTGGTGACGAATTTCGGGAACGTGGTAGCGGAATTTTCGGGGATAGCGGCGGCGGGGGAATTGTTCGGTGTCTCCAAATGGATTTCCGTGCCGATCGCCGCGCTGCTGGTGTGGGTGCTGGTATTGAAGGCAAGCTATACAATGATTGAGCGGGTGTTTCTGATTGCAGTGGTGTTTTACGCGGCATACGTGATTGCCGGTGTGCAGGCCAAACCCGATTGGGAGCGCGTGGGTTTGGCGCTGGTGACTCCGACATTCACGGGGAATCGCGAGTATCTGCTGATGATTATCGGCGTAATCGGGACGACGATCGCCCCGTGGATGCAGTTTTATCAGCAGGCGAGCGTAGTTGAGAAGGAAATTCCGCTCAAGCATTACAAATATTCGCGGATAGACACGATTGTCGGCGGTGTCGCCGTCAGCATCGTCGCGCTGTTTATCGTGATTGTCTGTGCGGAAACTCTCTATCCGACGGGTATGCGAATTGAAGAAGCCTCACAGGCCGCCGCCGCCTTGAAGCCGTTGGCCGGAGAATTCAGCGCGCTGCTGTTTGGACTGGGGCTATTGAACGCGAGCCTCTTTGCGGCGTCGGTGCTGCCGATTTCGACGTCGTATACAATCTGCGAAGCGATGGGCTGGGAGTCCGGTGTGAATTACCGTTGGGATGAGGCCAAACAGTTTTATGTAATCTACACGGCGCTGATCGTGCTCGGCGCGCTGTTTGTGCTGATACCGGGACTACCGTTGATCCGCGTGATGTTTCTTTCACAGGTGGTTAACGGGGTGCTGCTGCCGTTCATCCTGATTCCGATGCTGATTATGGTGAATCGAACGCGGTTGATGGGCAAGTATGTCAACGGTCCTATCTACAACGTCCTGTGCTGGGGGATGGTGATTGTGTTGAGCGGATTGTCGCTGGTCTACTTTGGAAGTCTGTTGTTTGAATGA
- a CDS encoding DMT family transporter produces the protein MLTAYLALLGVTVFWGFTFPIVQWSLDDCSPILFVALRFSLAGLLFPLIFGRKSLRFNKLLLKRGAVLGFFLCGGYVFQTIGLQYTTSARAGFITALYVPLTPVFGWLFFKARIRKRMWLAAALACAGIVTLSLPETLAQGQAIWSQLALNLGDQFVLLCAICYALHILFINRWSSSDSELPLTWLQLSATGVFAFLLMPFESVHFTFSGGLLGSLLFTSILASVIAIWAMMRFQPRVPVTGAAIIYSMEPVMAGLAAWIMQNHVPPTVTLFGAALILVAMLIASTIHEPEITRT, from the coding sequence GTGCTGACCGCCTATCTGGCCCTGCTCGGGGTGACGGTTTTTTGGGGATTCACCTTCCCCATCGTGCAGTGGTCATTAGACGACTGTTCGCCGATTCTGTTCGTCGCGTTGCGCTTTTCGCTGGCTGGTCTGCTCTTCCCTCTGATCTTCGGCCGCAAGTCGCTGCGCTTCAATAAGCTCCTGCTGAAGCGCGGAGCCGTGCTCGGCTTCTTCCTGTGCGGCGGCTACGTTTTTCAGACCATCGGCTTGCAGTATACCACTTCCGCCCGCGCGGGATTCATAACTGCCCTGTATGTTCCGCTGACGCCGGTTTTCGGCTGGCTCTTTTTCAAAGCGCGTATCCGCAAACGCATGTGGTTGGCTGCTGCGCTCGCTTGTGCCGGAATCGTGACACTGTCGCTGCCGGAAACGCTCGCGCAGGGACAGGCAATCTGGTCGCAGCTTGCGCTGAATCTCGGTGATCAGTTCGTCCTACTCTGCGCGATTTGTTATGCACTGCACATTCTGTTTATCAATCGCTGGTCTTCGTCAGACAGCGAATTGCCATTGACGTGGCTCCAACTCTCCGCAACCGGTGTCTTCGCCTTTCTCCTGATGCCGTTTGAATCGGTGCATTTCACCTTCAGCGGTGGTTTGCTTGGCTCGCTGCTCTTTACGTCGATTCTTGCCTCAGTCATAGCCATCTGGGCCATGATGCGCTTTCAACCGCGCGTGCCGGTGACGGGCGCCGCGATAATTTATTCGATGGAGCCGGTCATGGCCGGCCTCGCGGCGTGGATCATGCAAAACCACGTTCCGCCGACCGTGACGCTCTTCGGAGCCGCCTTGATTCTGGTCGCTATGCTGATCGCTTCAACCATTCACGAACCCGAAATCACCCGGACATGA